A genomic stretch from Acidobacteriota bacterium includes:
- a CDS encoding ATP-binding protein, translated as MENGVKYSLPDSRAVEISAARENGAVVIRVADDGPGVPEADLANLFEPFFRVDRSRSRKTGGYGLGLSICKRIVEAHGGEISVRNRSPRGAKFTIRLPTRS; from the coding sequence GTGGAGAACGGGGTGAAGTACTCGCTGCCCGACAGCCGGGCCGTAGAAATTTCGGCGGCGCGCGAGAACGGCGCCGTGGTCATCCGCGTGGCGGATGATGGCCCGGGAGTACCTGAAGCGGATTTGGCGAACCTGTTCGAGCCGTTTTTCCGCGTGGACCGCTCCCGGTCCAGGAAAACCGGCGGCTACGGCCTGGGACTCAGCATCTGCAAGCGAATCGTCGAGGCCCACGGCGGAGAGATTTCAGTCCGCAACCGCAGCCCGCGCGGCGCGAAGTTCACGATCAGGCTGCCGACGCGCTCCTGA
- a CDS encoding GIY-YIG nuclease family protein: protein MPFVYIVRCADGTLYTGCAKDLDARVATHNGARGAKYTRGRLPVVLVYKERCRSLGAALRREHEIKRLRRREKEALVRNKCDSHTFRNRHAGKC, encoded by the coding sequence GTGCCCTTCGTCTACATCGTGCGGTGCGCGGACGGCACGCTCTATACCGGGTGCGCGAAAGATCTCGACGCGCGGGTCGCGACGCACAACGGCGCGCGCGGTGCGAAGTACACCCGCGGCCGGCTGCCCGTCGTGCTGGTCTACAAGGAGCGCTGCCGATCGCTTGGGGCCGCGCTGCGCCGCGAGCATGAGATCAAGAGGTTGAGGCGAAGAGAGAAGGAGGCGCTCGTGCGGAATAAGTGTGACAGTCACACTTTCCGGAACCGCCACGCCGGAAAGTGTGA
- a CDS encoding RNA polymerase sigma factor yields the protein MYVVSAAVLEQWNGLSDEQVVAQVLRGQTALFEVLMRRYNERIYRAARAIVRDEREAEDVMQQAYVNAYAHLRQFSGAARFSTWLTKIAINEALARVRRRQRYEPFDETSNVEPFMTPGSTDDPERQAFSGELRGLLEWAIDRLPDGSREVFMLRDVEGLSTAEVAETLEVSEDVVKTRLSRARAALRQSLLERTGATAPDAFRFYRPRCDRVVAAVLARITGGE from the coding sequence ATGTACGTGGTCAGCGCGGCCGTGCTGGAACAGTGGAACGGGCTCAGCGACGAGCAGGTCGTCGCCCAGGTGTTGAGGGGGCAGACGGCGCTGTTCGAGGTCTTGATGCGCCGCTACAACGAGCGCATCTACCGCGCGGCCCGGGCGATCGTGCGCGACGAGCGCGAGGCCGAAGACGTGATGCAGCAGGCCTACGTCAACGCGTACGCGCACCTTCGACAGTTCTCGGGCGCGGCGAGGTTCTCGACCTGGCTGACGAAGATCGCGATCAACGAGGCCCTGGCGCGAGTGCGCCGCCGGCAGCGCTACGAACCCTTCGATGAAACGTCGAACGTGGAGCCGTTCATGACCCCAGGTTCAACCGACGATCCCGAGCGCCAGGCGTTCAGCGGCGAGCTGCGCGGGTTGCTCGAGTGGGCGATCGACCGCCTGCCCGACGGCTCGCGCGAAGTGTTCATGTTGCGGGATGTCGAAGGGCTCAGCACGGCCGAAGTTGCGGAAACCCTCGAGGTTTCCGAGGATGTCGTCAAGACGCGCCTGTCGCGCGCGAGGGCGGCGCTGCGGCAATCGCTGCTCGAACGGACGGGCGCCACGGCGCCGGATGCCTTCCGCTTCTATCGCCCGCGCTGCGACCGCGTCGTCGCGGCGGTCCTGGCGCGGATCACGGGCGGGGAATAA
- a CDS encoding response regulator, with product MSHADPLQESGFLALLEAAPDAMVISDGRGRIVRVNAQAERLFGYTRNEMIGREIELLVPHRYRPAHVGHRDAYLRNAKTRPMGANLELYALRSDGSEFPVEISLSPLSSDSSRLVVSAIRDITDRRAVEAERNRLIQERAAHAEANRVKDEFLATLSHELRTPLNAILGWAALARTRPMDPEVERALSTIERNARMQVQLIEDLLDVSRVLAGKLRLDMAALDLAEVCDSAVEVIRPAAQAKGIQLNVVYESKPLLMVGDADRLQQVIWNLLSNAVKFTERGGRVDLTARHTEEGTIRLLVRDTGRGISAEFLPHVFDRFRQADSSSTRQFGGLGLGLSIARSLIESHGGSIEVASSGAGRGAAFAVTLPARSAPARTVADAAVVDAQTLGGLRLLVVDDQPDERELLAEILTRHGAIVRTASSGSEALEIAPGFDPHVLMTDIAMPGEDGHVLMRRIRDLPGRIGRVPAIAVTAHARAEDRYQAFAAGFQDYVAKPVDIGRLVRRVARLARLPARVGGE from the coding sequence GTGTCTCACGCCGACCCGCTCCAGGAGAGCGGTTTCCTCGCCCTGCTCGAAGCCGCTCCCGACGCGATGGTCATCAGCGACGGGCGTGGGCGAATCGTGCGCGTCAACGCGCAGGCCGAGCGCCTGTTCGGCTACACGCGGAACGAGATGATCGGCCGGGAAATCGAACTGCTCGTCCCGCATCGCTACCGGCCCGCGCACGTTGGCCACCGCGACGCGTACCTCCGCAACGCGAAGACACGCCCGATGGGCGCGAACCTCGAGCTGTACGCGCTTCGCAGCGACGGGTCGGAGTTCCCGGTGGAGATCAGCCTCAGCCCCCTGTCATCTGACAGCAGCCGGTTGGTCGTCTCCGCGATCCGCGACATCACCGACCGGCGCGCGGTGGAAGCCGAGCGCAACCGCCTGATCCAGGAGCGCGCGGCGCACGCCGAAGCCAACCGCGTGAAGGACGAGTTCCTGGCCACGCTCTCGCACGAGCTGCGCACGCCGCTCAACGCGATCCTTGGCTGGGCGGCGCTGGCCAGGACGAGGCCGATGGACCCGGAAGTGGAGCGGGCGCTGTCCACGATCGAGCGCAACGCGCGCATGCAGGTGCAGCTCATCGAGGACCTGCTCGACGTGTCACGCGTGCTGGCGGGGAAGCTGCGGCTGGACATGGCGGCGCTGGACCTGGCCGAGGTGTGCGACAGCGCCGTTGAAGTCATCCGGCCCGCCGCGCAGGCGAAAGGCATCCAGCTGAACGTCGTCTACGAATCGAAGCCGCTGCTGATGGTGGGAGACGCGGACCGCCTGCAGCAGGTCATCTGGAACCTGCTCTCGAACGCGGTGAAGTTCACCGAGCGAGGCGGGCGCGTGGATCTGACGGCCCGGCACACGGAGGAGGGCACCATCCGGCTGCTCGTGCGGGACACGGGCCGCGGCATCTCCGCCGAGTTCCTGCCGCACGTCTTCGATCGCTTCCGGCAGGCGGACAGCAGCAGCACGCGGCAGTTCGGCGGACTGGGACTCGGGCTGTCCATCGCGCGGTCGCTCATCGAGTCGCACGGCGGCTCGATTGAAGTGGCGAGCTCGGGCGCGGGACGCGGGGCCGCGTTTGCCGTGACGCTGCCGGCGCGCAGCGCTCCCGCGCGCACGGTCGCCGACGCGGCGGTCGTTGATGCGCAAACGCTCGGCGGGCTCCGCCTGCTCGTCGTGGACGACCAGCCGGACGAACGCGAGCTGCTCGCGGAGATCCTGACGCGTCACGGTGCGATCGTCCGCACCGCCTCGTCGGGGTCCGAAGCGCTGGAGATCGCGCCGGGGTTCGATCCCCACGTGCTCATGACCGACATCGCGATGCCGGGCGAGGACGGGCACGTGCTGATGCGGCGCATCCGCGACCTGCCCGGCAGAATCGGCCGCGTGCCGGCGATCGCCGTCACGGCGCACGCGCGGGCCGAGGACCGCTACCAGGCGTTCGCGGCCGGGTTCCAGGACTACGTCGCCAAGCCGGTCGATATCGGCCGCCTCGTCCGGCGGGTGGCCAGGCTTGCCCGGCTGCCCGCGCGCGTGGGTGGAGAATAA